A stretch of DNA from Flavobacteriaceae bacterium MAR_2009_75:
AAAAAAAGCAAATTGCATAATGGCTTTACCTCCTACTTTATGATAAATCAATCCACCGATTACCATCGATATGGGAAAGCCCAAAAACCACATTGAGTTAATGAAGCCTAATTGTTCTGCGTTTAAACTTAGTTCCTCTCCTAATTGAGGTAAAATACCAGCCCGTATACTAAAGGAAAAGGCCGTGGTAATCAATGCAAAGCAACTTGCATAAAAGAGTCTGTTGGCATTGGTTGCCGACACATTACTTGATGTTTCCATAAGGTTTTATTTGGTTTATTGTTTTAAGTGTTCTCTTTCCGAATTGCATCCAATAGGCAGGATTTTTTGCGAAAATTGCAACGAAAGATAATTTAAAAATCCGTAATTGATAAAAAAAAAGGCATCTAACCGATAAAATAATTTAACTGAAATGTTAAAGTAATTATATGGAAAGCGGTTAAAATCATTTAAACATCTTCCTAAAATTCTCGTACTTAGATATTAAGCCGTGTTCTTACCAGGCTTAAATAATAGTCTAGCCAAAAACGATTAAAATCACAATAACGAAAACGTTAGAGTAAGATATTATTTATATATTCACAACTTTGCTGAGAATAAACCAAATTCAACTAAATAACAATAAGAAATGAAAAAATCAGAAAAGAAAAGCTCTGAAGCTTTTTCAACGAAAAACTCTAGAAGAGATTTTGTAAGAAACACCGCACTATTTACTGGTGGTTCTATGCTTTTGCCCAATTTGCAAATGAACGGAATGGTAAATGTTCTAGGTGACAAAAAATTGAAGTTAGCCTTGGTAGGCTGTGGTGGTCGCGGAACCGGGGCCGCGGTACAGGCACTTAATGCAGACGAGAACGTAGAACTGGTTGCTATGGCCGATGCATTTGAAGACCGCCTGAAAAGTAGTCTGATGAATATTTCTAAAGCCTTGGGAGAAACCAAAAAGGTGAATGTAAAGGAGAAAAACCAGTTCGTGGGCTTTGATGCCGCTCAAAAAGCAATTGATTTGGCCGATGTGGTTATTCTGGCAACTCCTCCAGGTTTTCGTCCTCAACATTTTGAGTATGCCATAAATAATGATAAGCATGTGTTTATGGAAAAACCTGTGGCCACAGATGTGCCAGGGGTTAGAAAGGTATTGGGCGCAGCAAAAATGGCAAAGGAGAAAAAATTGAATGTGGTGGTCGGTTTGCAGCGTCATTATCAAGATAGTTACTTGGCCGCTATGGATCACCTGAAAAAAGATGCCATTGGCTCTATCGTATCAGGTCAAGTGTATTGGAATAGCGGTGGCGTCTGGGTGCGTGAGCGTCAACCCACCCAAACAGAATTGGAGTATCAAATGCGCAATTGGTACTATTTCAACTGGCTGTGTGGCGACCATATTCTCGAGCAGCATATACACAATATAGATGTTGCCAACTGGTTTATAGGTGAATATCCGATTTCAGCCCAGGGTATGGGTGGTAGACAGGTTCGAACAGGTAAAGACCACGGTGAAATCTATGATCATCATTTTGTGGAGTTTACCTACCCAAGTGGAGCGGTGATTGCAAGTCAGTGCCGTCATCAGCCTGAAACCATGAGTAGGGTATCTGAATTTTTTCAGGGAACAAAGGGAACGGTTTCTACTGAAGGGGATAATGCCACTTTGAAAGATTGGAGCGGACAAACGATTTTTGAACACCGAGGTAAAGACGACCCGAACCCATATCAAGTCGAACATGTGAAACTATTCGAGTCGATTCGCAACGGGGGAGTAATTGCCGATGCAGAAAATGGAGCTAAAAGTACTATGAGTGCTATAATCGGTCGAATGGCCACTTATTCCGGTAAAGTAATCAAATGGGATGAAGCCATGCAATCTAACCTCGCTTTGGCCCCTGAACATCTTACTTGGGATTCTCCTGCACCGGTTCAGCCCAATGCCGAGGGTATGTATGAAATTCCAACCCCTGGTAAAACAACTGTAATATAAAATAACGGTATTTATGTTTTCGATAAAATCAATAACGTCCCTGCTTATGGCGGGGACACTTTTTTGGTCATGTAAAGAATCACCAAAAACTGAAAGTAACGTTCAATCGAACACTAAACCAAATATCATTTACATTCTTGCCGATGATTTGGGATACGCAGAAATCGGCGCCTTTGGACAAGAAAAAATAGAGACCCCGAACATTGATGCTTTGGCCAAATCTGGAATGATGTTTACCCAGCACTATAGTAGCGCCCCGGTTTGCGCTCCGGCGAGATATATGTTGCTAACCGGAAAACATGCGGGTCATGCCTATATTAGAAGTAATTCGGAATGGAAAGAACGAGGTGAGGTATGGAATTATAAGGCCATGGCTAAAGACTCTACTTTAGAAGGTCAAGGCCCAATGCCGAAATCAACAGTTACCATGGCCCACCGTTTAAAAGAAGCAGGCTATACTACAGGAATGGTGGGTAAATGGGGCTTAGGTGCTCCACATACCCATTCTTTACCAACTACCATGGGTTTTGATTTTTTCTATGGATTCAATTGTCAAAGACAGGCTCATACGTATTACCCATTGCATCTTTATAAAAATGAAAATAGGGTGCCTTTGGCCAATGACACGATCGCGCCCAATACCAAGCTGCCTGAAGGGGCAGACCCTGACGATATTGAAAGTTACGCTGATTTTAATTTAACAGATTATGCACCGGACTTAATGTTCGAAGAACTCACAAATTTTGTAGAAAGAAGTAATGAAAAACCCTTCTTTTTATATTGGGCGACACCGATACCGCATGTAGCGCTTCAAGCTCCGCAGCGATGGGTAGATTATTACATCGAGAAATTTGGCGCGGAAGAACCTTATCTAGGTGATAAAGGATATTTTCCTCATAAAAATCCACATGCGGCCTATGCCGCCATGGTATCTTATTTTGATGAAAACATAGGTAAATTGGTTGAGCAGTTGAAAGACGAAGGTCTTTATGAGAACACGTTGATTGTATTTACTTCAGACAATGGCCCAAGCTACGCAGGGGTGCAGACCCTGAATTTTTTGAGAGTGCCAAACCTTTTGAAGGCACCCATGGTAGGGGCAAGGGGTATTTATATGAAGGGGGTATTCGTGTGCCGATGATCGCTTCATGGCCAAAGCATATTCAGGCCGGTACCGAAAGTGATCTACCATCTGCTCATTACGACATGCTTGCAACTTTTTCTGATGTAGCCGGTTACGAAATACCTGATGATACCGATGGCATAAGTATGCTGCCTACCATGATATCTGAGGGAGAGCAAGTTAAACATGATTTTATGTATTGGGAGTTTCCCAGTTATGGAGGTCAAATAGCGATTCGTTTAGGTGATTGGAAAGTGGTTCGGCAAAACCTAACCAATAACAAACCGGCAACGCTAGAATTGTATGATTTGAAAAAGGACCCGACAGAACAGAACAATGTTGCTGGGCAACATCCTGAAATTATTGAGAAGGCAATTGAAATTTTTAAAAAGGAAAGAGAAACGCCAGAATTAGAACATTTTAAAATGCCGGCTATAGAAGGTGGGTTAATTGCCAATAATAAGTAAATTTACCATTCCGAATTTTTAAAAATTTACATGCATACTTACACTCGAATTCTTCTGGTCTACGGTATTGTTTCACTAACGATTTCCTGCAAAGATCAAAAAAAGAGCACCGTCAATACTGAGAGCCAATCTGAGGTTGTTGGTAAGAAAGAAGAAATAGTCATTGATACAACTGTAATTAAAAATATGCCCGACAGTTTAACAGCTCCAGATGGTATGGTCTGGGTGCCCGGGGCGGTATTTGAAAAGGGTGCGGTAGCTCAAGATAAGCAGGCTATGGGCCATGAGAAACCAGCCCATAGAGTAGCGGTAGATGGTTTTTTTATCGATGCAACAGAAGTCACCAATGCAGAGTTCGAAAAGTTTGTCGAAGATTCAGGTTATATAACGGTTGCAGAAAGGGAAATCGATTGGGAAGAGATGAAAAAACAACTCCCGGGCGGTACCCCAAAGCCTCATGATTCAATTTTGCAACCCGGTTCTTTAACTTTTAAAAAAACGGAGAGTACCGTGCAAAATCTTTACGATTTTTCGCAATGGTGGAAATGGACTATTGGTGCGAATTGGAAGGAGCCGAATGGTCCTGGAAGTAGTATAAAGGGTAAAGATAACTACCCAGTAGTTCATATTGCTTATGAAGATGCGCTTGCCTATTGCGAATGGGCAAATCGACGTTTGCCAACAGAGGCGGAATGGGAGTTGGCCGCAAGGGGTGAAAATACGAACGCTACTTATTTTTGGGGTGACGATGGTAGTGAATTAGAAAAAAAAGCCAATACTTGGGAAGGCGAGTTTCCTGTAACCAATACCAAAGAAGATGGTTACGAAGACCGGGCTCCCGTAAAATCATATCCTCCGAATAGTTTAGGACTTTATGATATGGCAGGAAATGTTTGGGAATGGACCTCAGATTGGTACGATACCAAATACTATAATGAAGTGAGTGCAGGTAATAATATATTGAAAAACCCACAAGGGGCAGGTTCGCCATATAATGAGCGAGACCCCTATGCTAGAGAAAAAGTAATGAAAGGCGGCTCTTTTTTGTGTAATGCTTCCTATTGTGCCAGTTATAGAGTTTCGGCCCGTATGGCCACCAGTTTAGACTCTTCTCTAGAGCATTTAGGTTTTAGAACAGTAGCGACGGTTGAT
This window harbors:
- a CDS encoding putative dehydrogenase encodes the protein MKKSEKKSSEAFSTKNSRRDFVRNTALFTGGSMLLPNLQMNGMVNVLGDKKLKLALVGCGGRGTGAAVQALNADENVELVAMADAFEDRLKSSLMNISKALGETKKVNVKEKNQFVGFDAAQKAIDLADVVILATPPGFRPQHFEYAINNDKHVFMEKPVATDVPGVRKVLGAAKMAKEKKLNVVVGLQRHYQDSYLAAMDHLKKDAIGSIVSGQVYWNSGGVWVRERQPTQTELEYQMRNWYYFNWLCGDHILEQHIHNIDVANWFIGEYPISAQGMGGRQVRTGKDHGEIYDHHFVEFTYPSGAVIASQCRHQPETMSRVSEFFQGTKGTVSTEGDNATLKDWSGQTIFEHRGKDDPNPYQVEHVKLFESIRNGGVIADAENGAKSTMSAIIGRMATYSGKVIKWDEAMQSNLALAPEHLTWDSPAPVQPNAEGMYEIPTPGKTTVI
- a CDS encoding arylsulfatase (manually curated) yields the protein MFSIKSITSLLMAGTLFWSCKESPKTESNVQSNTKPNIIYILADDLGYAEIGAFGQEKIETPNIDALAKSGMMFTQHYSSAPVCAPARYMLLTGKHAGHAYIRSNSEWKERGEVWNYKAMAKDSTLEGQGPMPKSTVTMAHRLKEAGYTTGMVGKWGLGAPHTHSLPTTMGFDFFYGFNCQRQAHTYYPLHLYKNENRVPLANDTIAPNTKLPEGADPDDIESYADFNLTDYAPDLMFEELTNFVERSNEKPFFLYWATPIPHVALQAPQRWVDYYIEKFGAEEPYLGDKGYFPHKNPHAAYAAMVSYFDENIGKLVEQLKDEGLYENTLIVFTSDNGPSYAGGADPEFFESAKPFEGTHGRGKGYLYEGGIRVPMIASWPKHIQAGTESDLPSAHYDMLATFSDVAGYEIPDDTDGISMLPTMISEGEQVKHDFMYWEFPSYGGQIAIRLGDWKVVRQNLTNNKPATLELYDLKKDPTEQNNVAGQHPEIIEKAIEIFKKERETPELEHFKMPAIEGGLIANNK
- a CDS encoding formylglycine-generating enzyme required for sulfatase activity, with amino-acid sequence MHTYTRILLVYGIVSLTISCKDQKKSTVNTESQSEVVGKKEEIVIDTTVIKNMPDSLTAPDGMVWVPGAVFEKGAVAQDKQAMGHEKPAHRVAVDGFFIDATEVTNAEFEKFVEDSGYITVAEREIDWEEMKKQLPGGTPKPHDSILQPGSLTFKKTESTVQNLYDFSQWWKWTIGANWKEPNGPGSSIKGKDNYPVVHIAYEDALAYCEWANRRLPTEAEWELAARGENTNATYFWGDDGSELEKKANTWEGEFPVTNTKEDGYEDRAPVKSYPPNSLGLYDMAGNVWEWTSDWYDTKYYNEVSAGNNILKNPQGAGSPYNERDPYAREKVMKGGSFLCNASYCASYRVSARMATSLDSSLEHLGFRTVATVDMIKETPN